One Silene latifolia isolate original U9 population chromosome 4, ASM4854445v1, whole genome shotgun sequence DNA segment encodes these proteins:
- the LOC141651332 gene encoding zinc finger BED domain-containing protein RICESLEEPER 2-like, with amino-acid sequence MVGDVRKARCKACKKDISYKEGSGVSHLRKHILKSCPMRFLGNIHGQKKLRTILQDDGTTTLELKEKYKEFDQDFNRSKLVTMVVIHEYPLSMVDHFGFREYSKSLNPSFKLISRNTLRVDIFKMYNADKLSFKRLLEYNDSRIAVTTDIWTASNQKKGYMVVTSHFIDRNWNLRNRTLRFCFVPCPHTQGVIAKVLMDCLSQYGLESKISAVVVDNCTTNDAMMKIILKNFEKKCLILSGAFLHLRCSAHILNLIVKDGLEFIESGIAKVRGCVSFWMSTPKRIEKFEESCRFQGINNSKRLILDCKTRWNSTFAMLESALPYEDVFVRLKRLNEKLKFDIPSHEDWMLASIICNKLSIFSNATKVFSGRLNPTSNLFFRKACEIKLALRDWLKDDVGIVKSMAKKMIEKFDKYWEHINGLLAIAAILDPRDKMDCVRYYFNKLYAEKSEEELDKVRKLLDDLVLEYQRRSEGSKTKEVSKGKRKIMNEVTDVEGEDEFSKEKKRQ; translated from the exons ATGGTGGGTGATGTTAGGAAAGCTAGATGTAAAGCTTGTAAGAAAGATATTTCTTACAAAGAAGGTAGTGGAGTTTCTCATCTCCGTAAACATATTTTGAAGAGTTGCCCAATGAGATTTTTAGGAAATATTCATGGTCAAAAGAAGCTAAGAACCATATTACAGGATGATGGTACTACTACTTTGGAGCTCAAAGAGAAGTATAAGGAGTTTGATCAAGATTTCAATAGGAGTAAGTTAGTAACAATGGTAGTGATACATGAATATCCGTTATCTATGGTTGATCATTTTGGTTTTAGGGAGTATTCAAAGAGTCTAAACCCTTCCTTCAAGTTGATATCTAGGAACACATTAAGAGTCGATATCTTTAAAATGTACAATGCCGATAAGCTTTCCTTTAAACGATTGTTGGAGTATAATGATAGTAGAATTGCAGTGACAACGGATATATGGACAGCCTCCAATCAAAAGAAAGGCTATATGGTTGTCACCTCACATTTCATCGACCGAAATTGGAACTTGAGAAACCGAACATTAAG gtttTGTTTTGTGCCATGTCCACACACACAAGGTGTTATTGCCAAAGTTTTAATGGATTGTTTATCCCAATATGGTTTGGAGAGTAAGATTTCAGCTGTAGTTGTTGACAATTGTACTACAAATGATGCGATGATGAAAATCATCCTTAAAAATTTTGAGAAAAAGTGTCTTATCTTGAGTGGTGCTTTCTTGCATTTAAGGTGTAGTGCTCACATCTTAAATTTGATTGTTAAAGATGGGTTGGAGTTCATTGAATCGGGGATTGCAAAAGTGAGGGGTTGTGTCTCATTTTGGATGTCTACTCCTAAAAGGATTGAAAAATTTGAGGAGTCTTGTAGGTTTCAAGGTATTAACAACAGTAAAAGATTGATTCTTGATTGCAAAACAAGATGGAATTCTACTTTTGCTATGCTTGAGTCCGCTTTACCTTATGAGGATGTATTTGTAAGACTAAAACGACTAAATGAAAAGTTGAAATTTGATATTCCTTCCCATGAAGATTGGATGTTGGCTAGTATTATTTGTAATAAGCTGTCCATATTTAGTAATGCTACTAAAGTGTTTTCGGGAAGGCTTAATCCTACTTCTAATTTGTTTTTCCGAAAGGCTTGTGAGATTAAGCTCGCTTTGAGAGATTGGTTAAAGGATGATGTTGGTATTGTAAAATCCATGGCTAAGAAAATGATTGAAAAGTTTGATAAATATTGGGAGCATATTAATGGTCTTTTGGCCATTGCCGCTATTTTAGATCCTAGGGATAAGATGGATTGTGTTCGATATTACTTTAATAAACTTTATGCTGAGAAAAGTGAGGAGGAGTTGGATAAGGTAAGGAAGTTATTGGATGATCTTGTGTTGGAATATCAGCGTAGAAGTGAAGGGAGTAAGACAAAAGAGGTGTCTaaaggaaaaaggaaaataaTGAATGAGGTCACTGATGTTGAGGGTGAAGATGAATTCTCTaaggaaaaaaaaagacaatGA
- the LOC141653388 gene encoding translation initiation factor eIF2B subunit delta-like: MMITPPTPGARLGGDSVAPTESGDDEFSDDWTRKSSSGMYSLGFEMSGIGSSVNVDDGCDDEVDFASLRSEKEDNTSKAKVSGNDVKQTAKSLKEKSSKAERRALQEAQRAAKAAKKANTSVEAAEVTNKVAKVNKLALQKKNATFVASSVGVSEMRGGERPSEKENKKGNPTPRMQYDDKSRVDKTKKRSLVKHTEAKNRVDLFGHLPQYEYKNELSDLESKFFELDQVHPAVFKVGLQHLSGNVTGSNARCIAMLYAFREAIEDYHTPPQKFLIRDLTAKISSYISYLNECRPLSISMGNAIRCLKTHIAKLPISVTEWEAKSYLCSEIDNYITEKIIIANKVIVNHAATKIRDGDVLLTYGCSSVVEMVLIYAHELGKKFRVIIIDSRPKLEGQGLLRRLVTKGLRCTYTHINGASYIMHEVTRVFLGAAAIFSNGTVYSRIGTACVAMIAHSFRVPVLVCCEAYKFHERVQLDSICANELGDPDAISKVRGRRGVNYLDNWTSKENLQLLNLLYDVTPSDYISMIITDYGMVPPSSVPVIVREYRKEHLF; this comes from the exons ATGATGATCACTCCTCCAACCCCCGGTGCCCGACTCGGTGGCGACTCGGTGGCGCCGACTGAGTCTGGCGACGACGAGTTTTCCGATGATTGGACGCGGAAAAGTAGCTCCGGGATGTATAGTCTGGGGTTTGAGATGTCAGGTATTGGTTCGTCGGTCAACGTTGACGATGGATGTGATGATGAGGTTGACTTTGCTAGTTTACGTAGTG AGAAAGAAGATAACACATCAAAGGCAAAGGTGTCCGGCAATGATGTGAAGCAAACTGCAAAATCACTGAAAGAAAAATCAAGCAAAGCCGAAAGGCGTGCCCTACAGGAGGCTCAGAGAGCTGCTAAGGCAGCTAAAAAAG CTAACACTTCTGTAGAGGCGGCTGAAGTCACGAACAAGGTTGCTAAAGTGAATAAGCTAGCATTGCAAAAGAAAAATGCTACTTTTGTGGCATCATCAGTGGGAGTTTCTGAAATGAGAGGAGGTGAAAGACCATCAGAGAAGGAAAATAAAAAAGGTAACCCAACTCCTCGTATGCAGTATGATGATAAGAGCAGAGTCGACAAAACAAAAAAGCGATCTCTTGTCAAACACACTGAAGCGAAAAATCGAGTTGACCTTTTTGGGCATTTGCCTCAGTACGAATACAAAAATGAGCTCTCAGATCTTGAATCCAAATTTTTCGAGCTTGATCAAGTTCATCCTGCTGTGTTCAAG GTTGGTTTGCAGCATTTGTCAGGAAATGTTACTGGGAGTAATGCACGATGTATAGCAATGCTATATGCCTTTAGAGAAGCAATTGAAGATTATCACACTCCACCTCAGAAATTTCTTATTCGAGATTTGACAGCCAAAATCAGTAGTTATATATCATACCTAAATGAATGTAGGCCCCTCTCAATCAGTATGGGAAATGCAATTAGGTGTCTAAAGACCCACATTGCGAAGTTGCCTATAAGCGTTACTGAGTGGGAGGCAAAAAGTTATCTTTGCTCAGAAATTGATAATTACATTACCGAAAAAATAATAATAGCAAACAAGGTAATTGTGAATCATGCTGCCACAAAAATTAGGGACGGTGATGTCCTTCTTACCTACGGTTGTTCTAGTGTTGTTGAGATGGTATTGATATATGCACATGAGCTTGGGAAAAAGTTCCGTGTCATAATAATTGATTCACGTCCGAAGCTTGAAGGCCAAGGATTGTTGCGGAGGCTGGTTACGAAAGGGTTGAGATGTACTTACACTCACATTAATGGGGCTTCTTATATAATGCATGAAGTTACAAGGGTTTTTCTGGGAGCTGCAGCTATATTTTCTAATGGGACCGTGTATTCAAGAATTGGTACAGCGTGTGTTGCTATGATTGCTCATTCATTTCGAGTTCCAGTGTTAGTTTGCTGTGAAGCATACAAGTTTCATGAAAGGGTCCAGCTTGATTCAATATGTGCAAATGAACTTG GTGATCCTGATGCTATTTCTAAGGTACGTGGTAGAAGGGGTGTAAATTATCTAGATAATTGGACGAGTAAAGAAAACTTGCAACTCCTAAACTTACT TTATGATGTTACCCCATCTGACTACATATCGATGATCATCACTGACTATGGAATG GTTCCCCCTTCAAGCGTCCCCGTGATTGTCCGTGAATACAGGAAAGAACATTTATTCTGA